One Littorina saxatilis isolate snail1 linkage group LG1, US_GU_Lsax_2.0, whole genome shotgun sequence genomic window carries:
- the LOC138965345 gene encoding uncharacterized protein, translated as MNPAVVLVLLGMCCTSLISGAGGCDATGPGTCTFNTETCGWSLGSNLSFTDSNDWKKRGVRLTPGSEEGRLTSRTACSTGGQIHCLTFWFIFDQNNTIDLTVNLKYEGNDEVESPLWILSSTFFEDYGEVEINTSRNFSVVFIAKRRRDQNTGSDSVLIDEINYYQYRCRTPVHPIYATLPTGTTTDILPPTTTFPTPSIANIFSTTTTIRTPLTTPLTTPLTTNAFSTAPTTSKTTSEQVKNTDTTNDDKLSTEPSSSQTPGTSEEPLDKVGVIVGFVVTAIVFVIIITVLVVVFRRKRQLGKQDDSVCKVPEAPRTDTENMGVKATGTGREDYRADIADSGVYDVLDAPKTDIEYLRETATETGQEYHGEHKTDYDDYDELGPLGTDNENYIVIATGTDQKDHKVHNGVNYDLDAPRTDNENKRETGKGTGQKYNGEHETDYDDYDELGPSGTDNKNDIVIATGRGKEDRGAHEPDTGDYDDLDAPRTDNENNRHTAKGTGQEDHKAHEPYTGVYIDVDTPRTDNENNRHTVEGTGQEDHKAHEPYTGVYIDLDTPRTDNENNRHTAKGTGQEDHKAHEPYTGVYIDLDTPRTDNENNRHTAKGTGQEDHKAHEPYTGVYIDLDTPRTDNGNNRHTVKGTGQEDHKVHDDYDDLDMPRTDNKNNKETAKGTGQKYNGEHETDYGDYDDLDAPRTDNKNNRQTTTATCREDPGAHEPDNDDYDDFDTPITDDINTPTATGTCQKDNGTDEPDNGVYIDFDSPKTDNENNRQTATETCREDPGAHEPDNDDYDDFDTPKTDNDNKKETAPGTGQKDNGTHDPDNGVYIDLDTPTTDDNTREDYGAQREVSGGAGLEPAAANYDRLDFPDAENEKRVYADLLGNNCQAISEREMYESLAENRDSHDYSDALDRSQVAHTE; from the coding sequence ATGAATCCAGCAGTTGTCCTTGTTCTCCTGGGTATGTGCTGCACGTCACTGATCTCAGGGGCTGGTGGCTGTGATGCAACAGGTCCCGGAACGTGCACCTTTAATACAGAAACTTGTGGCTGGTCTTTGGGAAGTAATTTGAGCTTTACTGATTCAAACGATTGGAAAAAACGGGGCGTCAGGCTCACCCCTGGAAGCGAAGAAGGGAGGTTGACAAGTAGGACAGCTTGTTCTACAGGAGGACAGATACACTGTTTGACGTTTTGGTTCATATTTGATCAGAACAATACCATCGATCTGACTGTAAACCTCAAGTACGAGGGAAATGATGAAGTTGAGTCACCGCTGTGGATCCTGTCTTCAACTTTTTTTGAGGATTATGGTGAAGTAGAAATCAACACAAGCCGAAATTTTTCGGTTGTCTTCATAGCAAAGAGACGTCGAGATCAAAACACGGGTTCAGACTCGGTGTTAATAGATGAAATAAACTACTATCAATACCGATGCAGAACACCCGTACACCCAATATATGCAACACTGCCGACTGGTACCACAACAGACATCCTGCCCCCAACAACGACTTTTCCTACGCCTTCGATAGCAAACATCTTTTCCACAACAACAACTATTCGTACACCCTTAACTACACCCTTAACTACACCCTTAACTACAAACGCCTTCTCCACAGCACCGACAACTTCTAAAACAACGTCAGAGCAAGTCAAAAACACGGACACAACAAACGATGATAAATTATCTACTGAACCTTCATCTTCACAGACGCCGGGGACCTCTGAAGAGCCATTGGATAAAGTTGGAGTGATCGTTGGATTTGTCGTGACCGCCATCGTCTTCGTCATAATTATCACTGTCCTGGTTGTTGTGTTCCGGCGTAAACGACAGCTGGGAAAACAAGACGACAGTGTCTGCAAGGTTCCTGAAGCACCGAGAACTGACACTGAAAACATGGGAGTAAAAGCTACGGGAACTGGCAGGGAAGACTATAGGGCAGACATAGCAGACAGCGGTGTCTACGATGTTCTCGATGCCCCGAAAACTGACATCGAGTACCTCAGAGAAACAGCTACAGAGACAGGCCAGGAATACCACGGAGAACACAAAACAGACTACGATGACTACGATGAGCTTGGTCCACTGGGAACAGACAACGAGAACTACATAGTGATAGCTACAGGAACAGACCAAAAAGACCACAAGGTACACAACGGTGTTAATTATGATCTTGACGCACCGAGAACAGACAACGAAAACAAGAGAGAAACTGGTAAAGGAACAGGCCAGAAATACAACGGAGAACACGAAACAGACTACGATGACTACGATGAGCTTGGTCCATCGGGAACAGACAACAAGAACGACATTGTGATAGCTACAGGAAGAGGCAAAGAAGACCGAGGGGCACACGAACCAGACACCGGTGACTATGATGACCTTGACGCACCGAGAACAGACAACGAAAATAACAGACATACAGCTAAAGGAACAGGCCAAGAAGACCACAAGGCACACGAGCCATACACCGGTGTCTACATTGACGTTGATACGCCGAGAACAGACAACGAAAATAACAGACATACAGTTGAAGGAACAGGCCAAGAAGACCACAAGGCACACGAGCCATACACCGGTGTCTACATTGACCTTGATACGCCGAGAACAGACAACGAAAATAACAGACATACAGCTAAAGGAACAGGCCAAGAAGACCACAAGGCACACGAGCCATACACCGGTGTCTACATTGACCTTGATACGCCGAGAACAGACAACGAAAATAACAGACATACAGCTAAAGGAACAGGCCAAGAAGACCACAAGGCACACGAGCCATACACCGGTGTCTACATTGACCTTGATACGCCGAGAACAGACAACGGAAATAACAGACATACAGTTAAAGGAACAGGCCAAGAAGACCACAAGGTACACGACGACTATGATGACCTTGATATGCCGAGAactgacaacaaaaacaacaaagaaacagcTAAAGGAACAGGCCAGAAATACAACGGAGAACACGAAACAGACTACGGTGACTACGATGACCTTGACGCACCGAGaacagacaacaaaaacaacagacaaACAACTACAGCGACATGCCGAGAAGATCCTGGAGCACACGAACCAGACAACGATGACTACGATGATTTTGACACACCGATAACAGATGACATCAACACACCCACAGCTACAGGAACATGCCAGAAAGACAACGGGACAGACGAACCAGACAACGGTGTCTACATCGATTTTGATTCGCCAAAAAcagacaacgaaaacaacagacaaacaGCTACAGAGACATGCCGAGAAGATCCTGGGGCACACGAACCAGACAACGATGACTACGATGATTTTGATACACCGAAAAcagacaacgacaacaaaaaagaGACAGCTCCAGGTACAGGCCAGAAAGACAACGGAACCCACGATCCAGACAACGGTGTGTACATTGATCTAGACACACCAACAACAGACGACAACACCAGAGAAGACTACGGGGCACAGAGGGAGGTATCTGGTGGTGCAGGCCTAGAACCAGCGGCAGCAAACTACGACCGTCTTGACTTTCCTGACGCTGAGAATGAGAAACGTGTGTACGCTGACTTACTCGGCAATAATTGTCAAGCTATCTCAGAAAGAGAAATGTACGAATCTTTAGCAGAAAACAGAGACAGCCATGACTACAGCGATGCTCTGGATAGAAGTCAAGTTGCACACACTGAATGA